Proteins encoded in a region of the Pirellulaceae bacterium genome:
- a CDS encoding universal stress protein produces the protein MMNEIQRALVAIDFSDKSDSVIQWAISIAKAHHAELILVHVSNSDPDFVGYGPGPQTVRDQVAHDLNDEHRQLQQLAESITAHQVVVQTHCLQGTVVETILEKAKTDKADLIIVGSHGHGGLFRAVLGSISEGIVRHSPSPVVVVPTRG, from the coding sequence ATGATGAATGAAATTCAACGAGCGTTGGTTGCCATCGACTTTTCGGACAAAAGCGATTCGGTAATTCAGTGGGCAATTTCAATCGCCAAGGCACACCATGCGGAGCTGATTTTGGTCCATGTATCAAATTCCGATCCGGATTTCGTCGGCTACGGCCCCGGTCCGCAAACCGTGAGGGATCAGGTGGCTCACGACTTAAATGACGAACATCGCCAGTTGCAACAGCTGGCTGAATCAATAACGGCACACCAAGTGGTCGTTCAAACGCACTGCTTGCAGGGGACGGTTGTCGAAACCATTCTCGAGAAAGCCAAAACGGACAAGGCCGATCTGATCATCGTTGGTTCACACGGCCACGGTGGCCTCTTCCGAGCCGTGCTGGGCAGTATCAGTGAGGGAATCGTTCGCCACAGCCCCTC